In Ursus arctos isolate Adak ecotype North America unplaced genomic scaffold, UrsArc2.0 scaffold_2, whole genome shotgun sequence, the genomic stretch agccacccaggtgactcagtttttggggttttttgtttgtttgtttttttgtttaggccatgaatacataaaatgaaatcagtCCGTAACTGCCGACCGTGAGCAGAGCCCACGGGAGGCCGAGTGAGAGGAGCGTGGGCTGAGGGCCAGAGGCCCCGCGGGGTCTGAGCCATACTTAGGTTTGCTTTTTGGGAAAACCTTAGCTTAGAAAAGACAGCCTTTGCAGACTTTGTTAACTGCATCTGCTTTCTAACTGTTAAGTTTTGTCAATACAAACATTTTGGGAAATCTTTAGTTATTTTTGCTACATGGAAGAACTCCCACATTCTTGTTTTGGAACCATTTGTGTCAGGCAGAGAATTTTTACCAGGGACGCAGTATGTTCATTCTAAGGGGCAACACCGCTATCTTGTGGCCTTCGGGGGCATTGCTGCCCAGGATTTCGATGGGTCGAGGCTGTCCTGGGCCTACCTTGCACGATGGTTTGCTCCTTTGCAAGGGCTCCAACTGGTCTGCAGGAGGGGGCCTCCCCCTGTAAAGTGGCGTGAAATAGCAAACAACATGTTGAATGCAGTGTGTGCGCCGCAGAAAACAACATGTTAGGCAAGAGCGCTAATCCGGGAAGGGAGAGAGCTGTGCGTCCGGGTGGCGGGATTATGGGCCGTGTACTAGGAATTAGGTTCTTAAcagtttaaacatatttttatatagtttttacaATATGATATTAGCAACTTACACAATATCCTAGTATGTCATCCATGCCAGCCCTCTTCTTTGATGAACAAACCAAGCCCAATAGTGAAAGACCTGCTTATGGTGTAGAAAACtggtttttggggcgcctggtcGGCTCAGTCAGCgctgtgtgactcttgatctcagggttgcaagtttgagccccacgttgggtgtagagatgactaaaaaaaaataaaaagtattaaaaaaaaaagaaaagaaaactatttttcatcCAACTGACCCTGAGGACCTGAGTCCCTATAAGGATTTTTCTTtaacagttttactgagatatgaTTTAATACATATAATTCCGCTATCAAAAGTGTATAACTCCGTGTTTTCCGTGTATTCAGAGTTCCACAACCATCACGACAGTCAGTGTTACATTTTCATTACCCAAAGGAATCCCCACACCCTTTAGCATCACTTCctaacctcccctccccccccagtccTGTGCAAGCACTCATCTACTTTCCATCTCAGTGGCTTTGCCCGTTCTGACCAcgtcatataaatggagtcatacagtctgctatcttttgtgtctggctgcttctacttttttttttttttttttttgaagattttatttattcatttgcgagacagagagagggagagacagagagagcacaaccaggggggagagagagaagcagactccccactgagcgaggagcccagcgtggggctcaatctcaggacctggagatcaggacctgagccaaaggcagacgcttaaccgtctgagccaggTAGGCGCccctgtgcctggcttctttcactgagcgtGATGTTCTCACGGTTCATCACACCGTAGCACGTGCCAGAACTTGATTCCTTGTTATGGCCGAAAAATAGTCCACTGTATGGATGGACCACACATAGGCCAGCGCGGGTGGTTCCGAGGGAGAAGGCGGTGTACGGACTGACCCAGCCGGGGCCGACCCTGCATGGTGGCCAAAGGAGAGAGTGGTTGGTGTCCGCAGGGCTGGCCGGCAGCCTCCTGACAGCGAGGCTGAGAAGGAAGGAGTGTGGGCTGTTCTTGCAAAGTCAAACTGTTGAGGGAAGGAGGGGCTTTTGTTAGGTCTTGTTTTAGGACACAGGAGATGAAGAGCCTTGGTGGTCCCAGTGCAAAGAactgcaggaggcagagagctTTGGTGACCAGAGAGAGCAGGACACGAAGGCTGGAGAAAGGGCCCCAAGTGGGGAGGGGAGCTCTACCAAGGGAACTGCGTGGAAACACGTTTATTTCCAAATCAGGATAGATATGTATGCCCCCTTCATCCAGACAGTGGAGAGTGGTAAGAGCTTATGAAGAGATCCGTCCTTGGTGGGGAAACTGTGAAACAGGTAAAACGGTAGAAGTCCGCATCATGGAGACATAACTTTAGCTAGTAAATCTGCCTTTTTTGAAGAACCTCATTCACCAACGATGTTAGGTAAATGGAACATTACTACATGTAGTTTGTTAcagattggtgtgtgtgtgtgtgaaaatatgTATCACAAAAATTTACAACTCGAATCACTCTAAGTGCACAGCTTGGTGGCATGAAGCACCCTGACACTGGCGTGCCACCATCGCCACCAACCACTACCAGAACGTcgtcatcatcccaaactgaaactccacaACCACCGAACAACAGCTCCCCATTCCACCACCCCCCGCCCTACCCCGCCCCCCGACTCTGCCGCTGTGAATTTGACAAGTGTAGGGACATTGCATAAGTGGATTCATACAACGTTTCTTTTTTCATGACTGGCTAATTTTGCATTACggactttttattatttttgtagaagattttatttgtttatttgagagagagagagtgagagcacaagcaggggagcagtaTAGGGAAACGGCAaagtgggctccccactgagcagagagcccgatgcaggactcgaccccaggaccctgggatcatgacctgagccgaaggcagacgcttaaccgactgagccagccaggcttcccTGTTATGACTTTTTAAGTACGTAATTCTCATTGCTATCCTTTATCCTCACTATTTTTGTTCTTCTCGCTGCATTACCAGCCCTTTAAACGTGATCAGCTGAGGGATTTAACATCTGTGCTGCAGGGTACCTGAAGTTCAAGTGCCCTTTGATGTTGTGTATCTCACAACCTGTAGTGCTCCATCCATCAAAAAGCCGAAACCCACCAGGTTCAGTCACTTGCCGAGTATTAGTTACGGCTGAGTAGCAAATGACCCTGATCTCACTGGCCTGAAATAACAGTGTATTATTGACCAATGTCCCCATAGGGTGGGTGGGCCATTCCTGTGGCCGCCATGCAGGATCGCACCCGTGGCTTGGGGTCCTCTGGCCCCTTCATGTGGCTACACACAGCTTGGGGGTCTGCTGGACCGGTCAGTGCAAGATGGTTTTCCTCCATGCCTGGCAGGCTCAGGGCTGCGTGTCCTGAGGGTGAGGACTTCCAACCCCCACAGCAGGCTTCTGCCACACTCAGCAAGTCACGCAGCAAGGGACCCATCTGGGCTGGAGCCAGTCCAGATTCAAGGCACATTGCAAGGGGGCCTGCGTACCTTATGGGAGGATCTGTGGTCATTAGACAATCTACATTCCAAGGCCCCTTAACGGTTGAGAATGGTAACTGTCAATCCAATCCAAATTCTAGGTCATTGCTGACCCATGCTTTTCCGCAGAGGGGGATGGGGGGCGACCATAGTTCACCTTTTGTTGTGCTGTACCTTCTTCCATATCCTTTGAGGTCCGTGGATCTTGGAAGCCTTTTAAGCAAAACTTGTAGTTGAGGGGACCGCACTGTCTCCTGACTCCGGTCCAGTTCCCGGGGAATGTGGGGGGTCTTAGTCATGCCAGCGCCCTCTGGTTCAGAGGAGGCCAGACTTCGGCGTCTGATGGTCTGAGGCTGAGGCCGATGGCCTGTCGGGGTCCTCACAGGGTCCTCACAGCGTCGCCTCTTGCCCCGCGTGTGGCGGTGACCGGGGCCCGGGCCTGTAGGAGTATGCGTGCTGTGTGGACAGCGACGGCAGCGATTCGCCTGGCCCGCGTTGTCTGAGGCCTTCTGCAGAAGGGAGGGTCGGCCCCTGCGCCCTTGGCCCGGCAGGCTGGAAGCCGCTGGGACGGCAGGAGCGCGCCAGGCGACTGGGGCGCGGGACCGGGGCGCGCGGAGACCCAGAGCTAGCCAGCTGGGGGCGGGCTGCTGGCTGAGGGACGGGCGCTGGGGCCAATCGGCGAGTCGGCGAGGGGGGCGTGGTGGCGGGGTCGGGGTGGGGCAGGGCCTCCCGCTGTCACCCTTTTCTGCCCCGGGCAGCAGCGCGCAGAGGCGCGCACCAGGTCTCGCTGTGGCTGGTCCCCAGGGGCCCGCGCGTCCCTGAGCCGCCACGTCGCGGTGTGGGGCGGGATggacagggaagagaagggccgCACGGGAGTAGCGAGGGTTGGCTCATCCAGGGGCATGACGCGGAAGGGCAGGCCAGCCGGGACTCTCAATCAGGTGGCCCCTTACCTGGAAGATTTCCTGGAGTCTCGCCACCACCCTCCACTCCAAACCCCTCCACTGCTGCCCTGGGATGGGCAGGCGTGTACTGCGGGATGGGGCGAGGATGAGGCGTCCCTCTGTGCCTTCAGCCTTGGCTCTGTCTTAGTGGGGACACTGGGATCCTGCCCTTAGGCTGACCAGGCTTTGGGGAGCTGAATCTGGGCCCTAAACCAGGGAACTTCAGAGCAGGAATGGGAGACTGGGGGCACTGGAATGGCAGAATTTGGAAACGAGGGAGACAGCTCACCAATGGGGAGCTGAAATGTGCAGGGAAGGCTGCGGTCTTGCTTCTGGACTCTTAAGGAGAGGTGGGAGAGACCCAGCCACTCACCCACCACCCAGTccctcaagaaaacaaaagagtcCACCGCAAACTGATACCCCAGGGCTGGCTCCAGGCTGGCTCTACCCCCATAATACGTCCTTTCTGcttctccaggccagaagccagggagcccGGAGTGACTGGATTCTCCAGACCCCTGTCCAGCCCCGTCCCCTCCCAGCTGAGGCAGTGCCAGCACCGCTCAGGCACAAGGTCACTGCCCTCCTGGGGCCCCGGCATCTCCCGAGCTCTGTGTGGTCCAGGGCctctggcctggggtgggggacacatcTAGGTCTGAGTCCAGAGAGTCCTGCCTCCCAGAGCCAGGCGTCCCCTCTGCAGAGCGCCAGCGGGTGCCCGGCTCGGTCTCCCTGTGACACAGTGTCAGCAGGAAGGCCACCGGGCATTGTGGGAGggtccatgacctgagcccatgtCCCAAGTGCTGGTCTCTGAGGCTTGGTGCTCAGGACGGCCGGTTACCGTCATCCCGGGCGAGGCACAGCAGGTACCGTGGGGGGACGGGCTCCGGATCCCCCTCAGCCGGACTCCCAGCTCTGCGCTTCATGGCCGTGTCGGCTGTCCTGGCacgcctcagtgtcctcctctgtaCCCTGGGTCAGCAAGAATGACCCACTTTCATACACGGGCCAAGTGAGATGGGAAACCCCGTGAAGACACGGCCCACCGTGCTCGGCACCTACGGGCCTGTCTTTGCAGAAGCTCGCGGTTCTCAGTGCCTCGGtcaccccagcagcccctggagaGCCCTGCCTGCGGCACATTTTACAGACAGGAGGGTGGcgtttggggaggggaggtgacagACCCCAGCTGCCTGCGAGGACGCGGCTGAGCAGAGGCAGCGACCCGGGGTGCTCCAGCTCTGTGCGGGGCCCTCCCCGGCCTTTCAGCCCCAtctgcctccacctccaccccatgTCCATTTTCCTGAGCCCCAGGCCCAAGGGGGCCTCCCCTGATGGATTTTGCCTCCTTCCTTAGGACGGAGCCCCTGGACTGCCAGGTTCCCgaccagggaggaggaggaggaagagaactCCATCTGCTGGGTCCTGAGTGTGGCCTGGGGGACGGGCCATTGTCCCAGAATGCCCCTGCCGGAGCCCAGCGAGCAGGAGGGCGAGAGTGTGAAGGCTGGCCAGGAGCCGTCCCCGGAGTCCCCTGAGCCAGGCACAGATGTTGTCCCCGCAGCCCCCACGAAGCCCAAAGAGTTCTCTAAACTGGTCCTGCTGACGGTCTCCACGGAGAACGTTGATGGGGTGGACTCCCAGCCCAAAGGAGGGCACTGTGTCGTGTCCCTGGAGATGTCTGGTCCTGACGCACTGGCCAGGACCCCCCAGATCCTGCCAGTGGAGGAGCAAGTGGGGGCAGTCCAGCCAACGCCCCAGGAGCCTGAGCAGAAACGCAACAAGCCAGACACAAGTGAGTTTCAGGCTTACTGCTCCTGGCCCAGCCCCCTTTGTGGCCCTGCATGCTCAGACATCGGCCCTGTGCACCCCCTTTCTGGGGGGTGACCTTGGGGTCCCACCTCTGCTTGGAGCTAAGCATCCTTGTCTCTAATCAGGACTGTGTCAGGCTGGTGTGATGATCTCACGGTGTCATCTCTGTGTATctcccatccctccatccatgtccttggcCTCGAGCCCTGCTCTGTTCCAGCTAACCCAGTCATCTCTTTTCCCCAGCAGCCCCCAAGCCCCTGGAGTTCCTTAGGACCCCTTTTGGGGGCCGCCTCCTGGTTCTCGAGTGCTTCCTGTACAAGCAGGAGAAGGCCGTGGGGGACAAGGTCTACTGGAAGTGCCGTGAGCACTGTGAGCTGGGCTGCCGGGGCCGGGCCatcacccgaggcccacgggccacAGTGATGCGGGGCCACTGCCACCCGCCCGACGAGGAGGGCCTGGAGGCACGGCGCCGGAGACAGAagctgcccagcccagccctgcctgaaGGCTTGGGGGGTCCAGAGGGCCCTGGGGGCCGAGTGGAGGAGCCGCTGGAAGGGGTGGGCCCGTGGCTGTGCTCTGAGGAGCCGGAGCCCACCCCTGGGTTGGTGCTGAGCAAGCCTGCCGCAGAAGAGGATGAGGGACTGCGAGCCCTGTCGCTGCTGAGCTTGCCCCCCAAGAAACGCCCGACCCTGGGGATTGGTGAGTGCCCCACACCTGGGCTCCACTCTGGAGCAAGCGGGAACCCACGGGTCCTTACCTGTGCCCAGAGTGAAACGTGGGGTCCCACATGGCTTGTAATGCGCTCCAAGTCAACATGGCTAAAAGATAGAAACACGTTCTAGAAATCATCAAGCCCGGGGGATAGAACTAGTGCTCCAGAACCAgggggcccaagtccttctgGAACTTTCTGATGCAGCAGGGTCTGATGTGAGGCCCAGAAACCTGAGTTTTAACAGGGCCAGGTGGTCCTGGTTTCCCGTGAGGTTAGGGGAGGTCGGCCTAGGGGAGAGCTTTGGACCAGGTTCAAATCACAGCTCCACCTGGTTTCAGCGCAGGTGCTGAACCTCTGGGGTTTCGGGAGCTTTGTCGGGGATGGGTGATCGCTCAGATGCCAGGGAGACCAGAAGCTTGATGTGTGGGAAGGACTCAGCGCCAGTCCCACGTGTGGTGGCACTGAGCGCCCAGTAGCTGAGGTCTTCTGGGTTTTTATTACCAGCCAGTGGGAGGTGGGCTTGGTCCCAAGGGACGGGTCCCTCCTGACCCAGATTTGAGGGTGTAAGGATTTAGGGCAGCTGCTGTGCTGGGTActggagtggggggaggcagggaacaCTTGTTTTTTACTGTCTGTCTTTTGCCACCATTTGTATTTTATGGCGTGTGCATGtgttattcaaaaattaaatagaagttTCAAACAAACCCTAAAAAGAGTCTGGCCAGGATGACTGAACACATAGGCTATGACGTCAGAGCCAGCTCGGTCCTTCCTGGTGCTCGACCTTGAGTGGCCTCCCCGCTGACCTCCAGGAGAGGACGGGCACCATCTCCCTGGCTCACTGGGTGCGGGGTCGGTGGGAATGCACGCAGGGCCCACGCACGCCCGGCTCGGGGAAGCTACAGTCAGTGTCCGCATAAAGGGAAAAGCCCTGGCCCCCacacctccctggcctcctctcctcGGCTGCCGTGACTGCCCTAGATTCCTCCTCCAGGAGAACCCCGGCCCCTGGAATTCCTGAGGACGTGCTACGGGGGCAGCTTCCTGGTGCACCAGTCCTTCCTGTACAAACGGGAGAAGGCCGTGGGGGACAAGGTGTACTGGACGTGCCGGGACCATGCACTGCACAGCTGCCGCAGCAGGGCCATCACACAGGGCCAGCGGGTGACCGTGATGCGGGGCCACTGCCACCCGCCCGATGTGGAGGGCCTGGAAGCCCGGCGGCAGCAGGAGAAGGCCATGGAGACGCTGCAGGCCAGGCCTGGCGGGCCCAGGGGCCAAGCGGACAAGCTGCTCCAAGGCGTGGACAGTCTGCTCTACCGCAGGGGGCCTGGGACCCTGACTC encodes the following:
- the FLYWCH1 gene encoding FLYWCH-type zinc finger-containing protein 1 isoform X1, whose protein sequence is MPLPEPSEQEGESVKAGQEPSPESPEPGTDVVPAAPTKPKEFSKLVLLTVSTENVDGVDSQPKGGHCVVSLEMSGPDALARTPQILPVEEQVGAVQPTPQEPEQKRNKPDTTAPKPLEFLRTPFGGRLLVLECFLYKQEKAVGDKVYWKCREHCELGCRGRAITRGPRATVMRGHCHPPDEEGLEARRRRQKLPSPALPEGLGGPEGPGGRVEEPLEGVGPWLCSEEPEPTPGLVLSKPAAEEDEGLRALSLLSLPPKKRPTLGIGEPRPLEFLRTCYGGSFLVHQSFLYKREKAVGDKVYWTCRDHALHSCRSRAITQGQRVTVMRGHCHPPDVEGLEARRQQEKAMETLQARPGGPRGQADKLLQGVDSLLYRRGPGTLTLTRARPRKRTKVLPAPPQALQGSPAEDQDEEDPGGPEFLRTPLGGSFLVYESFLYRREKAAGEKVYWTCRDQARMGCRSRAITQGQRVTVMRGHCHPPDLGGLEALRQREKRPGAAQRGSPGGPEFLRTPLGGSFLVYESFLYRREKAAGEKVYWTCRDQARMGCRSRAITQGQRVMVMRRHCHPPDLGGLEALRQREQIPSPAQREGSGTLRPLEFLRTSLGGRFLVYESFLYRKEKAAGEKVYWMCRDQARLGCRSRAITQGQLVTVMRSHCHLPDLAGLEALRQRERLPSVVQQEDPEKMKLPPEAQLCVQPEWPACRQEGGRYKTGQ
- the FLYWCH1 gene encoding FLYWCH-type zinc finger-containing protein 1 isoform X2; its protein translation is MPLPEPSEQEGESVKAGQEPSPESPEPGTDVVPAAPTKPKEFSKLVLLTVSTENVDGVDSQPKGGHCVVSLEMSGPDALARTPQILPVEEQVGAVQPTPQEPEQKRNKPDTTPKPLEFLRTPFGGRLLVLECFLYKQEKAVGDKVYWKCREHCELGCRGRAITRGPRATVMRGHCHPPDEEGLEARRRRQKLPSPALPEGLGGPEGPGGRVEEPLEGVGPWLCSEEPEPTPGLVLSKPAAEEDEGLRALSLLSLPPKKRPTLGIGEPRPLEFLRTCYGGSFLVHQSFLYKREKAVGDKVYWTCRDHALHSCRSRAITQGQRVTVMRGHCHPPDVEGLEARRQQEKAMETLQARPGGPRGQADKLLQGVDSLLYRRGPGTLTLTRARPRKRTKVLPAPPQALQGSPAEDQDEEDPGGPEFLRTPLGGSFLVYESFLYRREKAAGEKVYWTCRDQARMGCRSRAITQGQRVTVMRGHCHPPDLGGLEALRQREKRPGAAQRGSPGGPEFLRTPLGGSFLVYESFLYRREKAAGEKVYWTCRDQARMGCRSRAITQGQRVMVMRRHCHPPDLGGLEALRQREQIPSPAQREGSGTLRPLEFLRTSLGGRFLVYESFLYRKEKAAGEKVYWMCRDQARLGCRSRAITQGQLVTVMRSHCHLPDLAGLEALRQRERLPSVVQQEDPEKMKLPPEAQLCVQPEWPACRQEGGRYKTGQ
- the FLYWCH1 gene encoding FLYWCH-type zinc finger-containing protein 1 isoform X3, which encodes MPLPEPSEQEGESVKAGQEPSPESPEPGTDVVPAAPTKPKEFSKLVLLTVSTENVDGVDSQPKGGHCVVSLEMSGPDALARTPQILPVEEQVGAVQPTPQEPEQKRNKPDTTAPKPLEFLRTPFGGRLLVLECFLYKQEKAVGDKVYWKCREHCELGCRGRAITRGPRATVMRGHCHPPDEEGLEARRRRQKLPSPALPEGLGGPEGPGGRVEEPLEGVGPWLCSEEPEPTPGLVLSKPAAEEDEGLRALSLLSLPPKKRPTLGIGEPRPLEFLRTCYGGSFLVHQSFLYKREKAVGDKVYWTCRDHALHSCRSRAITQGQRVTVMRGHCHPPDVEGLEARRQQEKAMETLQARPGGPRGQADKLLQGVDSLLYRRGPGTLTLTRARPRKRTKVLPAPPQALQGSPAEDQDEEDPGGPEFLRTPLGGSFLVYESFLYRREKAAGEKVYWTCRDQARMGCRSRAITQGQRVTVMRGHCHPPDLGGLEALRQREKRPGGPEFLRTPLGGSFLVYESFLYRREKAAGEKVYWTCRDQARMGCRSRAITQGQRVMVMRRHCHPPDLGGLEALRQREQIPSPAQREGSGTLRPLEFLRTSLGGRFLVYESFLYRKEKAAGEKVYWMCRDQARLGCRSRAITQGQLVTVMRSHCHLPDLAGLEALRQRERLPSVVQQEDPEKMKLPPEAQLCVQPEWPACRQEGGRYKTGQ